The following coding sequences lie in one Klebsiella huaxiensis genomic window:
- a CDS encoding efflux RND transporter periplasmic adaptor subunit, protein MKKLKYLSTLLVVALAIIAAWLVWNYYTQSPWTRDGKVRAEQVGVTPQVSGSILQLNVRDNQLVKAGDVLFKIDDTPYKIAVLNAQAQLAKAKAEVAKAKAEQKKAASDANRRRNLSQNFISAEDLENANTALNTANTNLEAAKALIDVVQASLDHAQWQLAQTEIKAPVDGWVTNLSTRVGDYASVGHPVFALVDSHSFYVVGYFEETKLRNIRPGDRAQIILYSSKQKLQGHVGSIGRAIVDQSVASGGGLVADIKPNIPWVRLAQRVPVRIEFDSLPSDTTLVSGTTCTVAIGPQ, encoded by the coding sequence ATGAAGAAATTAAAATACCTATCCACTTTACTGGTCGTCGCGCTGGCCATCATTGCCGCCTGGCTAGTCTGGAATTACTACACCCAATCCCCCTGGACCCGCGACGGAAAGGTTCGCGCCGAACAGGTGGGAGTCACCCCACAGGTTTCCGGTAGCATCCTGCAGCTAAACGTTCGCGACAACCAATTGGTTAAAGCCGGGGATGTCCTGTTCAAAATTGACGATACGCCCTATAAAATTGCCGTTCTCAACGCCCAGGCACAGTTAGCCAAAGCAAAAGCAGAAGTGGCGAAAGCCAAAGCTGAGCAGAAGAAAGCGGCGAGCGATGCCAACCGTCGGCGTAATTTGTCGCAGAATTTTATCTCGGCGGAAGATCTGGAAAATGCCAATACCGCCCTTAATACCGCAAATACTAACCTTGAGGCCGCAAAAGCGCTGATTGACGTCGTGCAGGCCAGCCTTGATCACGCTCAGTGGCAACTTGCACAAACTGAAATTAAAGCCCCGGTAGATGGCTGGGTGACCAACCTGTCGACTCGCGTTGGCGACTACGCTTCCGTGGGTCATCCGGTTTTTGCTCTCGTTGATAGTCACTCTTTTTACGTGGTCGGCTATTTTGAAGAAACCAAGCTGCGCAATATCCGTCCGGGCGATAGAGCACAAATCATTCTCTACAGCAGCAAACAAAAGTTACAGGGTCACGTAGGTAGTATCGGTCGTGCGATTGTCGATCAAAGCGTTGCAAGCGGAGGCGGTCTGGTTGCGGACATTAAGCCAAATATTCCGTGGGTCCGCCTGGCCCAGCGCGTCCCGGTGCGCATTGAGTTTGACAGCTTACCATCGGATACCACGCTGGTTTCCGGTACCACCTGTACCGTCGCCATTGGCCCACAGTAA
- a CDS encoding DUF1656 domain-containing protein produces MKLSLNTAGLSLQDLVFGASVYFPPIFKAVLLGFFIWLMIHRQLRDWMYAGEIWHPLLMDLSLFALSVCLALVLLTAW; encoded by the coding sequence GTGAAACTGAGTCTCAACACTGCCGGATTGTCGCTCCAGGACCTGGTATTTGGCGCTTCTGTCTACTTTCCCCCTATCTTTAAAGCTGTCCTGTTGGGCTTCTTTATCTGGTTGATGATTCACCGTCAGCTTCGCGACTGGATGTACGCAGGTGAGATTTGGCATCCCCTGCTAATGGACCTGTCCCTGTTTGCGCTCTCTGTCTGTCTGGCGCTGGTTTTACTGACTGCCTGGTAA
- the slyA gene encoding transcriptional regulator SlyA — protein sequence MKLESPLGSDLARLVRVWRALIDHRLKPLELTQTHWVTLHNIHQLPPEQSQIQLAKAIGIEQPSLVRTLDQLEEKGLISRQTCANDRRAKRIKLTEKAEPLINEMEEVIGKTRDEILAGVSAQEVETLLNLIRKLEHNILDLQAKD from the coding sequence ATGAAATTGGAATCGCCACTTGGTTCTGATCTGGCACGTTTGGTACGCGTTTGGCGCGCGCTAATCGACCATCGCCTGAAACCTCTGGAGTTAACGCAGACACACTGGGTCACTCTGCATAACATTCATCAGCTGCCGCCTGAACAGTCGCAGATTCAGCTGGCGAAAGCCATTGGTATCGAACAGCCATCGCTGGTCCGCACGCTTGACCAACTGGAGGAGAAAGGCCTTATTTCTCGCCAGACTTGCGCAAACGATCGGCGGGCAAAACGTATCAAGCTTACGGAAAAAGCCGAGCCGCTGATCAACGAAATGGAAGAGGTGATCGGCAAAACGCGTGATGAAATTCTGGCAGGTGTTTCCGCACAAGAAGTGGAAACGTTGCTCAATTTGATTCGTAAACTTGAACACAATATCCTCGATCTCCAGGCAAAAGATTGA
- a CDS encoding sensor domain-containing diguanylate cyclase, with protein sequence MLVDLKKLSHRICLYVAVCGLSIITINFLAGSLIHHISTTSSMLFPVLTISLMSFHITVACFMAMKYLCDKKRLYLAPIAFAFACSALLMLGTISSYPDWLMCGQGRVVNQNDALIFYFFRNIMMAVLFMTSIILYRIRHRTINSWKTHAAVLSSCVIFISIILALSWIHSSHSPWLNIEFIDNLTFTFTPLWHSRIGWVLIIIWSLTLTLLVGQTRLRNIFWYSGAFFCTTYIFTLFVLLSTVHDINHTWNQARFFETLSTLFLILVLLGDVFMLYRESNNKYIRSYQNSIRDPLTRLYNRSYFYDTLNGLLPKVSASQPLSVIVSDLDHFKRINDNYGHLQGDKVIQFAASVLQNSVRQHDAAARIGGEEFALLLVNTGVKEALAIAERIRLTISEERAELPERMTISMGVFTTQNTDISAEECVRRADEAMYEAKNNGRNRVIVWHE encoded by the coding sequence ATGCTTGTTGACTTGAAAAAATTATCTCACCGGATATGTCTTTACGTAGCTGTTTGCGGCCTTTCTATTATTACGATTAATTTCCTTGCCGGTTCATTAATTCATCATATATCTACAACATCGTCGATGCTTTTCCCGGTATTGACTATTTCATTGATGAGTTTTCATATTACCGTCGCCTGTTTTATGGCGATGAAATATCTCTGTGACAAAAAAAGGCTGTACCTGGCCCCGATCGCTTTCGCTTTTGCCTGTTCGGCCTTGCTGATGCTGGGTACGATCAGTAGCTATCCTGACTGGCTGATGTGCGGTCAGGGTCGCGTCGTCAATCAAAATGATGCGCTGATTTTTTATTTTTTTCGCAACATCATGATGGCAGTGCTATTTATGACGTCGATTATTTTATATCGTATCCGTCACAGAACGATTAATTCATGGAAAACGCACGCTGCAGTACTCAGCAGCTGTGTCATATTTATCAGTATTATATTAGCATTATCATGGATTCACTCTAGCCACTCGCCGTGGTTAAACATAGAGTTCATTGATAACTTGACCTTCACCTTTACACCGCTTTGGCATAGCCGAATTGGCTGGGTATTAATTATTATATGGTCATTAACGCTGACTTTACTTGTTGGGCAGACTCGACTTCGTAATATATTCTGGTACAGCGGCGCTTTTTTTTGCACTACCTATATATTTACACTGTTCGTTCTGCTCTCCACAGTTCACGATATCAATCACACCTGGAATCAGGCTCGCTTCTTTGAAACGCTAAGCACCCTGTTTCTGATTTTAGTGCTGCTCGGCGATGTTTTTATGCTCTATCGCGAATCAAATAACAAGTATATCCGCTCCTACCAAAACTCCATTCGCGACCCTCTGACTCGGCTGTATAACCGCAGCTATTTTTACGACACTCTTAACGGGTTACTACCGAAGGTCTCTGCTTCGCAGCCGCTATCGGTCATTGTTAGCGATCTCGACCATTTCAAGCGCATCAACGATAACTACGGGCACTTACAGGGGGATAAGGTGATTCAGTTTGCAGCCAGCGTTCTGCAAAACAGCGTACGGCAGCACGACGCAGCCGCACGTATCGGCGGCGAGGAGTTTGCTTTACTCCTGGTGAATACAGGTGTCAAAGAGGCGCTGGCCATTGCTGAACGCATCCGCCTGACCATCAGTGAAGAACGAGCTGAGCTACCGGAAAGAATGACCATCAGTATGGGGGTTTTCACCACGCAGAACACTGACATTTCAGCAGAGGAGTGCGTTCGACGCGCAGATGAAGCGATGTATGAAGCCAAAAATAACGGCCGCAATCGCGTTATCGTTTGGCATGAATAA
- the slyB gene encoding outer membrane lipoprotein SlyB, with translation MILRVLAVSMIGFTLAGCVSSSGLSGDVYSASEAKQVQSVTYGTIVHTRAVQIQGGDENNAIGAIGGAVLGGFLGNTIGGGTGRSLATAAGAVAGGVAGQGVQGAMNKTQGVELEIRKDDGNTIMVVQKQGSTPFSVGQRVAIAGSGSQVTVSPR, from the coding sequence ATGATTTTACGTGTTTTGGCTGTCTCGATGATTGGTTTTACACTCGCAGGTTGTGTCAGCAGCAGCGGCCTGTCTGGTGACGTTTACTCCGCATCTGAAGCCAAACAGGTCCAAAGCGTGACCTACGGCACCATTGTGCATACCCGTGCAGTCCAGATTCAGGGCGGTGACGAGAACAATGCGATTGGTGCTATTGGTGGTGCAGTTCTCGGCGGCTTCCTTGGTAACACCATCGGTGGCGGTACCGGTCGTTCACTGGCAACGGCAGCAGGCGCAGTCGCCGGTGGCGTAGCGGGTCAGGGTGTACAGGGTGCGATGAACAAAACCCAGGGCGTTGAGCTGGAAATCCGCAAAGATGATGGCAATACCATCATGGTAGTGCAGAAACAAGGCAGCACGCCATTCTCCGTCGGCCAGCGCGTAGCGATTGCCGGCAGCGGTAGCCAGGTTACCGTTTCCCCACGCTAA
- the anmK gene encoding anhydro-N-acetylmuramic acid kinase produces MKSGRFIGVMSGTSLDGVDVVLAAINENLVAQQACLTYPIPIAIKEEILAICQGQQLTLSQLGRLDTRLGRLFADAVLALMRQENLQASEIIAIGCHGQTVWHEPTGDAPHTMQIGDNNQIAAHTGVTVVGDFRRRDMALGGQGAPLVPAFHHALLAHPVERRMILNIGGIANLSLLVPGQPVRGYDTGPGNMLMDAWIWRQCGKPYDKDAQWASEGRTLLPLLQDMLSDPWFALPAPKSTGREYFNYGWLAQHLARYPGLRAQDVQTTLTELTAVSISEQVLLSGGCERLLVCGGGARNPLLMARLAALLPGTEVSTTDEAGISGDDMEALAFAWLAWRTLAGLPGNLPSVTGASQASVLGAIFPANPPQNRS; encoded by the coding sequence ATGAAATCAGGTCGCTTTATCGGCGTAATGTCCGGGACCAGTCTTGATGGTGTTGATGTTGTTCTCGCAGCAATTAATGAAAACCTGGTCGCTCAGCAGGCCTGCCTGACGTATCCCATCCCCATTGCTATTAAAGAAGAGATTCTGGCTATCTGTCAGGGACAGCAGTTGACGCTGTCGCAATTGGGTCGGCTTGATACGCGCCTCGGGCGGCTGTTTGCCGATGCGGTTCTGGCGCTGATGCGTCAGGAGAATTTGCAGGCATCGGAAATCATCGCCATTGGCTGTCACGGTCAGACGGTGTGGCATGAGCCTACAGGTGATGCGCCGCATACCATGCAAATTGGCGACAACAACCAGATTGCCGCACACACCGGGGTGACGGTGGTAGGGGATTTTCGCCGCCGCGATATGGCGCTTGGCGGGCAGGGCGCACCTTTGGTTCCGGCATTCCACCATGCGCTGCTGGCACACCCGGTAGAGCGGCGTATGATTCTCAACATTGGCGGCATTGCCAACCTCTCTTTGCTGGTGCCTGGGCAGCCGGTACGCGGCTACGATACCGGCCCTGGCAATATGCTCATGGATGCCTGGATTTGGCGTCAGTGTGGCAAGCCCTATGATAAAGACGCGCAATGGGCCAGTGAGGGTAGAACTTTGCTGCCGCTGCTGCAGGACATGTTAAGCGATCCGTGGTTTGCGCTGCCCGCGCCGAAGAGTACCGGACGTGAATACTTTAACTACGGCTGGCTGGCGCAGCATTTAGCGCGGTATCCGGGACTGCGTGCTCAGGATGTGCAGACTACGCTGACGGAACTGACTGCCGTGAGCATCAGTGAGCAGGTGCTGCTCAGCGGCGGTTGTGAGCGTCTGTTGGTATGCGGTGGCGGTGCGCGTAACCCGCTGTTGATGGCGCGTCTGGCGGCGCTGCTGCCGGGAACTGAAGTGTCGACCACCGATGAGGCGGGGATCAGCGGTGATGATATGGAGGCATTAGCTTTCGCGTGGCTGGCATGGCGCACCCTCGCCGGATTACCGGGAAACCTGCCTTCTGTCACCGGTGCTTCGCAAGCCTCTGTGCTGGGCGCTATTTTTCCGGCAAATCCACCGCAGAATCGGAGTTAA
- the mliC gene encoding C-type lysozyme inhibitor, with protein MKKILILAVPFMLAGCSYYNQFVERMNTDTLEYQCDQKPLTVHLNNTRQQVSFIYDNQQLNLPQGLSASGARYTDGVYVFWSKGDSATVYKRDSVVLENCQLQAAKR; from the coding sequence ATGAAAAAAATTCTTATCCTTGCTGTACCTTTTATGCTCGCGGGCTGTAGCTACTACAACCAGTTTGTCGAGCGGATGAATACGGACACGCTGGAGTATCAGTGTGACCAGAAGCCGTTGACCGTCCATTTGAATAACACCCGCCAGCAGGTCAGCTTTATTTACGATAACCAGCAGCTGAATTTGCCGCAGGGGTTATCTGCATCCGGCGCTCGCTATACCGATGGCGTTTACGTTTTCTGGTCTAAAGGCGATAGCGCAACCGTCTATAAACGCGACAGCGTTGTGCTGGAAAACTGCCAGCTACAGGCCGCCAAACGTTGA
- the pdxH gene encoding pyridoxamine 5'-phosphate oxidase, protein MSDNDELQQIAHLRREYTRGGLRRHDLPAEPLALFERWLRQACDAKLADPTAMVVATVDENSQPYQRIVLLKHYDERGLVFYTNLGSRKAHQIEKNPRISLLFPWHMLERQVMVIGKAERLSTLEVVKYFHSRPRDSQIGAWVSQQSSRISARGILESKFLELKQKFQQGEVPLPSFWGGFRVSIEQMEFWQGGEHRLHDRFLYQRQNSSWQIDRLAP, encoded by the coding sequence ATGTCTGATAACGACGAATTGCAGCAAATCGCGCATCTGCGCCGTGAGTATACCCGTGGTGGCCTGCGTCGCCACGACCTTCCCGCCGAACCTTTGGCGCTATTTGAACGTTGGTTGCGTCAGGCTTGTGACGCGAAACTTGCCGATCCTACGGCAATGGTTGTCGCGACTGTTGATGAAAACTCGCAGCCTTACCAGCGCATCGTTTTGCTAAAGCATTATGATGAACGAGGTCTGGTGTTCTACACCAACCTTGGCAGCCGCAAAGCGCACCAGATTGAAAAAAATCCCCGTATCAGCCTGCTTTTTCCATGGCACATGCTGGAGCGCCAGGTGATGGTTATTGGCAAAGCGGAGCGTCTCTCGACGCTGGAAGTGGTGAAGTATTTCCACAGCCGGCCACGCGATAGCCAGATTGGTGCCTGGGTGTCACAGCAATCTAGCCGCATTTCAGCTCGCGGTATCCTCGAGAGCAAATTCCTTGAACTGAAGCAAAAGTTCCAGCAGGGCGAAGTGCCGTTGCCGAGCTTCTGGGGCGGATTCCGCGTCAGCATTGAGCAGATGGAGTTCTGGCAGGGCGGAGAACATCGCCTGCACGACCGTTTTCTCTACCAACGACAAAACAGTAGCTGGCAAATCGACCGACTGGCACCATAA
- the tyrS gene encoding tyrosine--tRNA ligase, with the protein MASSNLIKQLQERGLVAQVTDEEALAERLAQGPIALYCGFDPTADSLHLGHLVPLLCLKRFQQAGHKPVALVGGATGLIGDPSFKAAERKLNTADTVQEWVDKIRKQVAPFLDFDCGDNSAIAANNYDWFGGMNVLTFLRDIGKHFSVNQMINKEAVKQRLNRDDQGISFTEFSYNLLQGYDFACLNELHGVALQIGGSDQWGNITSGIDLTRRLHQNQVFGLTVPLITKADGTKFGKTEGGAVWLDPKKTSPYKFYQFWINTADADVYRFLKFFTFMDIAEINALEEEDKNSGKAPRAQYVLAELVTRLVHGEEGLVAAKRITESLFNGNLSDLSEADFEQLAQDGVPMIEMEKGADLMQALVDSDLQPSRGQARKTIASNAVTINGEKQSDPEYFFQDSDILFGRYTLLRRGKKNYCLVCWK; encoded by the coding sequence ATGGCAAGCAGTAACTTGATTAAACAATTGCAAGAGCGGGGGCTGGTAGCCCAGGTGACGGACGAGGAAGCGTTAGCAGAGCGACTGGCGCAAGGCCCGATCGCGCTCTATTGCGGCTTCGACCCTACCGCCGACAGCTTGCACTTGGGGCATCTTGTTCCATTGTTATGCCTGAAACGCTTTCAGCAGGCAGGCCACAAGCCTGTTGCGCTGGTTGGTGGCGCAACGGGCCTGATTGGCGACCCGAGCTTTAAAGCCGCCGAGCGTAAACTGAACACCGCAGACACCGTGCAGGAGTGGGTCGATAAAATCCGCAAACAGGTCGCGCCTTTCCTCGATTTTGATTGTGGCGATAACTCCGCCATTGCCGCGAATAACTACGACTGGTTTGGCGGCATGAACGTGCTGACTTTCCTGCGTGATATCGGCAAGCACTTCTCTGTTAATCAGATGATCAACAAAGAAGCGGTCAAGCAGCGTTTGAACCGTGACGATCAGGGTATCTCTTTTACCGAGTTCTCTTACAACCTGCTGCAGGGTTATGATTTTGCCTGCCTGAACGAACTGCACGGCGTGGCGCTGCAGATCGGCGGTTCCGACCAGTGGGGTAACATTACCTCTGGTATCGACCTGACCCGCCGTCTGCACCAGAACCAGGTATTCGGTCTGACCGTTCCGCTGATCACCAAAGCTGACGGCACTAAATTCGGTAAAACCGAAGGCGGCGCAGTATGGCTGGATCCGAAGAAAACCAGTCCGTACAAGTTCTACCAGTTCTGGATCAACACTGCGGATGCAGACGTTTATCGCTTCCTGAAGTTCTTTACCTTTATGGACATTGCCGAGATCAATGCCCTTGAAGAAGAAGACAAAAATAGCGGTAAAGCGCCTCGTGCCCAGTATGTGCTGGCAGAGCTTGTCACGCGTTTGGTTCACGGTGAAGAAGGTCTGGTGGCGGCAAAACGCATCACCGAAAGCCTGTTCAACGGTAATTTGAGTGACCTGAGCGAAGCTGATTTCGAACAGCTGGCGCAGGATGGCGTGCCGATGATCGAAATGGAAAAAGGTGCCGACCTGATGCAGGCGCTGGTGGATTCTGACCTGCAGCCGTCTCGTGGTCAGGCACGTAAAACCATCGCCTCTAATGCAGTGACCATCAACGGTGAAAAACAGTCTGACCCGGAATATTTCTTCCAGGACAGTGATATTTTGTTTGGTCGCTACACATTACTGCGCCGCGGTAAGAAAAATTACTGTCTGGTCTGCTGGAAGTAA
- the pdxY gene encoding pyridoxal kinase PdxY — protein MKNILAIQSHVVFGHAGNSAAEFPMRRLGVNVWPLNTVQFSNHTQYGKWTGCVMPPAHLTEIVQGIADINQLQRCDAVLSGYLGSAEQGEHILGIVRQVKAANPAAKYFCDPVMGHPEKGCIVAPGVAEFHVRYALPASDIIAPNLVELEILCGHPVANVSEAVAAARELIVQGPEVVLVKHLSRAGLSMDRFEMLLVTADEAWHISRPLVDFGMRQPVGVGDVTSGLLLVKLLQGANLRDALEHVTAAVYEIMLATKNMQEYELQVVAAQDRIAQPEHYFSATQL, from the coding sequence ATGAAGAATATCCTCGCCATCCAGTCTCACGTTGTGTTTGGCCATGCGGGCAATAGCGCCGCTGAATTTCCGATGCGTCGTCTTGGCGTTAACGTCTGGCCGCTTAATACCGTCCAATTCTCCAACCATACTCAGTACGGAAAATGGACCGGATGCGTGATGCCGCCAGCGCACCTAACGGAAATTGTTCAGGGTATCGCTGATATTAACCAACTACAGCGCTGTGATGCTGTGCTGAGCGGTTATCTGGGGTCTGCCGAACAGGGCGAGCACATTCTCGGTATTGTGCGCCAGGTTAAAGCCGCCAATCCGGCAGCAAAGTATTTTTGCGACCCGGTCATGGGACATCCTGAAAAGGGGTGTATCGTAGCCCCTGGCGTAGCGGAGTTTCACGTGCGTTATGCACTACCGGCGAGCGATATTATCGCGCCAAACCTGGTTGAACTGGAGATCCTTTGCGGGCATCCAGTGGCTAACGTCAGCGAAGCGGTTGCTGCGGCGCGCGAGCTGATTGTTCAGGGGCCGGAAGTGGTGCTGGTCAAGCATCTCTCGCGTGCTGGTTTGAGCATGGACCGTTTTGAAATGCTGCTGGTCACTGCAGATGAAGCCTGGCACATCAGCCGTCCGTTGGTGGATTTTGGCATGCGCCAGCCGGTGGGCGTAGGCGATGTCACCAGCGGTTTGCTGCTGGTTAAACTGCTGCAAGGGGCTAATCTGCGCGATGCGCTGGAGCATGTTACCGCGGCAGTCTATGAAATCATGCTGGCGACAAAAAATATGCAGGAATATGAGCTTCAGGTGGTGGCGGCGCAGGATCGTATCGCTCAGCCGGAGCATTACTTTAGCGCCACGCAGCTTTAA
- the gstA gene encoding glutathione transferase GstA, giving the protein MKLFYKSGACSLASHIALRESGLDFTLQGVDVMKKRLENGDDYLQINPKGQVPALLLDDDVLLTEGVAIMQYIADRVPDRQLLAPVGSIARYQTLEWLNYVATELHKGFTPLFRPDTPEDFKPIARAQLDKKMQYVDECLQDKEWLNGHRFSIADGYLFTVLRWAYAVKLDMEGYSNISAWMKHVAARPAVAAALEAEGLK; this is encoded by the coding sequence ATGAAACTGTTCTACAAATCCGGCGCTTGTTCTCTTGCTTCGCATATCGCGCTGCGCGAAAGCGGGCTGGATTTCACCTTGCAGGGCGTTGACGTCATGAAAAAACGCCTCGAAAACGGGGATGATTATCTGCAGATCAACCCCAAGGGGCAGGTTCCAGCGCTGCTGCTGGATGATGATGTGCTGCTGACTGAAGGCGTGGCTATCATGCAATATATCGCCGATCGCGTGCCTGACCGCCAGCTACTGGCCCCGGTGGGTTCCATTGCCCGTTATCAGACGCTGGAATGGTTAAACTACGTGGCGACAGAGCTGCATAAAGGCTTCACCCCGCTATTCCGCCCGGATACTCCGGAGGATTTCAAACCCATCGCTCGTGCGCAGCTTGATAAAAAAATGCAGTATGTTGATGAGTGCCTGCAGGATAAAGAGTGGCTTAACGGGCACCGTTTCAGCATCGCCGACGGCTATCTGTTCACCGTGCTTCGCTGGGCGTATGCCGTGAAGCTGGATATGGAAGGTTATAGCAACATTTCGGCCTGGATGAAGCATGTTGCCGCGCGCCCTGCCGTCGCCGCGGCGCTGGAAGCCGAAGGCCTGAAGTAA
- the dtpA gene encoding dipeptide/tripeptide permease DtpA, which yields MSTANNKPTESVSLNAFKQPRAFYLIFSIELWERFGFYGLQGIMAVYLVKQLGMSEADSITLFSSFSALVYGLVAIGGWLGDKVLGTKRVIMLGAIVLAIGYALVAWSGHDASIVYIGMATIAVGNGLFKANPSSLLSTCYDKNDPRLDGAFTMYYMSVNIGSFFSMLATPWLAAKFGWSVAFALSFVGLVITIINFAFCQRWVKQYGSKPDFEPVNVGKLLATIVGVVILVAIATWLLHNQGIARMALGVVALVIIFIFAKEALSMQGAARRKMVVAFILMLQAIIFFVLYSQMPTSLNFFAIRNVEHSLLGIAFEPEQYQALNPFWIIIGSPILAAIYNKMGDTLPMPMKFAIGMVLCSGAFLVLPLGAKFASAAGIVNVSWLVISYGLQSIGELMISGLGLAMVAQLVPQRLMGFIMGSWFLTTAGANLIGGYVANMMAVPENVTDPLMSLEVYGRVFLHIGVATGVIAILMLLTAPKLNRMTLDDDKTAKASDTATA from the coding sequence GTGTCTACTGCAAACAATAAACCAACAGAAAGTGTCAGTTTGAACGCTTTCAAACAGCCACGCGCGTTCTATCTCATCTTCTCCATTGAGTTATGGGAGCGTTTTGGTTTCTACGGCCTGCAAGGGATCATGGCCGTTTACCTGGTAAAACAGCTGGGTATGTCAGAAGCGGACTCTATCACTCTGTTCTCCTCCTTTAGCGCCCTGGTATACGGTCTGGTGGCTATCGGCGGCTGGTTGGGCGACAAAGTACTGGGCACTAAACGCGTCATTATGCTCGGTGCCATCGTTCTGGCTATCGGTTACGCTCTCGTCGCCTGGTCCGGGCACGATGCTTCTATCGTTTATATAGGTATGGCGACTATCGCCGTCGGTAACGGCCTGTTTAAAGCCAACCCGTCTTCCCTGCTCTCTACCTGCTATGACAAGAACGACCCGCGTCTGGACGGTGCATTTACCATGTACTATATGTCCGTCAATATCGGTTCCTTCTTCTCTATGCTGGCCACGCCATGGCTGGCGGCAAAATTTGGCTGGAGCGTCGCGTTCGCGCTGAGCTTCGTAGGCCTGGTGATCACTATTATCAACTTTGCCTTCTGTCAGCGTTGGGTGAAACAGTACGGCTCTAAACCTGACTTTGAACCCGTTAACGTGGGTAAACTGCTGGCGACTATCGTCGGTGTGGTGATTCTGGTAGCGATCGCCACCTGGCTGCTGCACAACCAGGGTATCGCTCGTATGGCGCTGGGTGTGGTGGCACTGGTTATCATCTTTATCTTCGCTAAAGAAGCCTTATCGATGCAGGGCGCCGCACGGCGTAAAATGGTCGTGGCATTCATTCTGATGCTGCAGGCGATTATCTTCTTCGTCCTGTATAGCCAGATGCCAACTTCTCTGAACTTCTTTGCGATTCGTAACGTTGAACACTCGCTGCTGGGCATCGCGTTCGAACCTGAACAGTATCAGGCGCTGAACCCATTCTGGATCATTATCGGTAGCCCGATTCTGGCCGCTATTTATAACAAAATGGGCGATACCTTACCGATGCCGATGAAGTTCGCTATTGGTATGGTTCTGTGCTCTGGCGCGTTCCTCGTGCTGCCGCTGGGCGCTAAGTTCGCCAGCGCTGCTGGTATCGTTAACGTCAGCTGGCTGGTTATCAGCTACGGCCTGCAGAGTATTGGTGAACTGATGATTTCCGGTCTCGGTCTGGCCATGGTTGCACAGCTGGTTCCACAGCGTCTGATGGGCTTCATCATGGGCAGTTGGTTCCTGACAACCGCTGGCGCTAACCTCATCGGCGGCTATGTCGCGAATATGATGGCAGTACCAGAAAACGTGACTGACCCGCTGATGTCTCTGGAAGTGTACGGTCGCGTGTTCCTGCATATCGGTGTAGCAACCGGCGTGATCGCCATCCTGATGCTGCTGACAGCACCGAAGCTGAACCGCATGACCCTGGATGACGACAAAACAGCGAAAGCCAGCGATACCGCTACTGCTTAA
- the nth gene encoding endonuclease III, whose amino-acid sequence MNKSKRLEILTRLRDNDPHPTTELNFNSPFELLIAVLLSAQATDVSVNKATAKLYPVANTPAAMLELGVDGVKSYIKTIGLFNSKAENVIKTCRLLLELHNGEVPEDRAALEALPGVGRKTANVVLNTAFGWPTIAVDTHIFRVCNRTQFAPGKNVEQVEEKLLKVVPAEFKVDCHHWFILHGRYTCIARKPRCGSCLIEDLCEFKEKVYP is encoded by the coding sequence ATGAATAAAAGTAAACGCCTGGAGATCCTCACCAGGCTCAGGGATAACGACCCGCACCCTACCACGGAGCTGAACTTCAATTCTCCGTTCGAATTATTAATCGCCGTGTTGCTCTCAGCACAGGCCACCGACGTCAGCGTCAACAAAGCGACGGCAAAGCTTTACCCGGTAGCCAACACGCCAGCCGCTATGCTGGAGCTGGGCGTTGACGGCGTTAAGTCGTATATCAAAACAATCGGTTTGTTTAACAGCAAAGCGGAAAACGTCATTAAAACCTGTCGTCTGCTGCTTGAACTGCATAATGGCGAAGTACCGGAAGACCGAGCCGCGCTGGAAGCCCTGCCCGGCGTTGGGCGCAAAACTGCCAACGTAGTGCTTAACACCGCCTTCGGCTGGCCGACAATCGCCGTTGATACGCATATCTTCCGCGTTTGCAATCGGACACAATTTGCCCCCGGTAAAAACGTTGAACAAGTCGAAGAAAAGTTGTTGAAGGTGGTTCCTGCCGAATTCAAAGTAGACTGTCACCACTGGTTTATTCTGCACGGTCGCTATACCTGCATCGCTCGCAAACCGCGCTGCGGTTCTTGCCTGATCGAAGATCTTTGCGAGTTCAAAGAGAAGGTCTATCCTTAA